The Trichosurus vulpecula isolate mTriVul1 chromosome 3, mTriVul1.pri, whole genome shotgun sequence genome includes a window with the following:
- the ZCCHC10 gene encoding zinc finger CCHC domain-containing protein 10 isoform X2, whose amino-acid sequence MATPMHRLIARRQAEANKQHVRCQKCLEFGHWTYECTGKRKYLHRPSRTAELKKALKEKENRFLLQQRSKSVTSSSSSSSGSSASDSSSESEDSSTSSSSDDSDTEESSSTSSSSPSSTSSSSSSDSESDSSSSSSTSSSTDSSSDDEPPKKKKKK is encoded by the exons ATGGCGACTCCCATGCATCGACTTATCGCTCGGAGGCAGGC GGAAGCAAATAAGCAACATGTGAGATGTCAGAAATGTTTAGAATTTGGACATTGGACATACGAAtgcacaggaaaaagaaaatacttgcaTAGACCTTCACGAACAGCAGAACTTAAGaaagctttaaaagaaaaagaaaacagattcttATTACAACAAAG GTCTAAGAGTGTTACAAGTtccagcagcagtagcagtgggAGTTCAGCCAGTGATTCTTCATCAGAGAGTGAAGACTCCtctacctcttcttcctctgatgaTAGTGATACTGAGGAAAGCTCCTctacttcatcatcatcaccctccTCAACtagttcttcctcttcctctgattcTGAGTCAGATTCCAGCTCTTCCTCTAGCACCAGCTCTAGCACAGATAGCAGCTCTGATGATGAGCcaccaaagaagaagaaaaagaaatag
- the ZCCHC10 gene encoding zinc finger CCHC domain-containing protein 10 isoform X1, producing MATPMHRLIARRQAEANKQHVRCQKCLEFGHWTYECTGKRKYLHRPSRTAELKKALKEKENRFLLQQSIGETNTEKKTKKKRSKSVTSSSSSSSGSSASDSSSESEDSSTSSSSDDSDTEESSSTSSSSPSSTSSSSSSDSESDSSSSSSTSSSTDSSSDDEPPKKKKKK from the exons ATGGCGACTCCCATGCATCGACTTATCGCTCGGAGGCAGGC GGAAGCAAATAAGCAACATGTGAGATGTCAGAAATGTTTAGAATTTGGACATTGGACATACGAAtgcacaggaaaaagaaaatacttgcaTAGACCTTCACGAACAGCAGAACTTAAGaaagctttaaaagaaaaagaaaacagattcttATTACAACAAAG CATTGGAGAAactaatacagaaaaaaagaccaagaaaaaaag GTCTAAGAGTGTTACAAGTtccagcagcagtagcagtgggAGTTCAGCCAGTGATTCTTCATCAGAGAGTGAAGACTCCtctacctcttcttcctctgatgaTAGTGATACTGAGGAAAGCTCCTctacttcatcatcatcaccctccTCAACtagttcttcctcttcctctgattcTGAGTCAGATTCCAGCTCTTCCTCTAGCACCAGCTCTAGCACAGATAGCAGCTCTGATGATGAGCcaccaaagaagaagaaaaagaaatag